The Janthinobacterium lividum genome has a window encoding:
- a CDS encoding EamA family transporter, whose amino-acid sequence MSSPLLFIIACLIWGSTFWAITLQLGDVAPAVSVVYRFGLASATLFAWCALRGDTLRLPWRAQKWMLLQGLASFALSYVCTYSSEQYLVSALVSVLFALMVFWTPLLNRIAFGTPITWSTCCAAFVAICGIVLLFYQSIGAALQDIMGGGNGHFLLGFMLALVATVSSTAGNALVMKVREHSGNVMLTMAWTMLWGTLMVAAWAVATGQSWQLPARPSYWMGLVYLAIFGSVIAFSAYFTLIARIGTQKTVYIGVVTPVISVLLSVQFEHYRPAAIEWVGMVLCLSSVAWALTSGARKTNTIASLSTTPSTKAT is encoded by the coding sequence ATGTCCTCTCCTCTCCTGTTCATCATAGCCTGCCTGATCTGGGGCTCCACCTTCTGGGCCATCACCTTGCAGCTGGGCGATGTCGCCCCCGCCGTTTCCGTGGTCTACCGCTTCGGCCTCGCGTCCGCCACCCTGTTTGCCTGGTGCGCCTTGCGCGGCGATACCTTGCGCCTGCCCTGGCGCGCGCAAAAATGGATGCTGCTGCAAGGCCTGGCATCCTTCGCCCTCAGCTATGTGTGCACGTATAGTTCGGAGCAATACCTGGTCTCGGCCCTCGTCAGCGTGCTGTTCGCGCTGATGGTGTTCTGGACGCCATTGCTCAACCGCATCGCCTTCGGCACGCCCATCACCTGGAGCACCTGCTGCGCGGCGTTTGTCGCCATCTGCGGCATCGTGCTGCTGTTTTACCAGTCCATCGGCGCAGCGCTGCAAGATATTATGGGCGGCGGCAATGGCCACTTCCTGCTCGGCTTCATGCTGGCCCTGGTGGCTACCGTGTCTAGCACGGCGGGCAATGCCCTCGTCATGAAAGTGCGCGAGCATTCCGGCAACGTGATGCTGACCATGGCCTGGACCATGCTGTGGGGCACCTTGATGGTGGCCGCCTGGGCCGTCGCCACGGGCCAGTCCTGGCAGTTGCCCGCGCGCCCCAGTTACTGGATGGGATTGGTGTACCTGGCCATCTTCGGCTCGGTGATCGCCTTCAGCGCGTATTTCACTTTAATCGCCCGCATCGGCACGCAAAAGACCGTGTATATCGGCGTCGTCACCCCCGTCATTTCCGTGCTGCTGTCGGTGCAGTTCGAACACTACCGGCCCGCCGCCATCGAATGGGTGGGCATGGTGCTGTGCCTGTCCAGCGTGGCCTGGGCCCTGACGTCAGGCGCGCGCAAGACGAATACCATTGCTTCCCTTTCCACCACTCCATCAACAAAGGCAACATGA
- a CDS encoding GNAT family N-acetyltransferase, translating into MSTSSSLAIRPATASDVAAIFGMIHELAVFEKLEHMMIAKESMLHDSLFGTHPACEALVGEERGEVVTFALFFHNFSTFLCRKGLYLEDLYVKQSARGKGYGKQMLVALAQLAVERDCGRFEWSVLDWNENAINFYKGMGADVMPDWRICRVAGDALTQLSAGTPKPA; encoded by the coding sequence ATGAGCACTTCTTCCTCCCTCGCCATTCGTCCCGCGACCGCATCCGACGTGGCCGCCATCTTTGGCATGATCCATGAACTGGCCGTGTTTGAAAAACTCGAACACATGATGATCGCCAAGGAATCCATGCTGCATGACAGCCTGTTCGGCACCCATCCTGCATGCGAAGCGCTGGTCGGCGAGGAACGTGGCGAGGTGGTGACGTTCGCGCTGTTTTTCCATAATTTTTCCACCTTCTTATGCCGCAAGGGGCTGTACCTGGAAGACCTGTATGTGAAGCAATCGGCGCGCGGCAAGGGCTATGGCAAGCAGATGCTGGTGGCGCTGGCGCAACTGGCCGTCGAACGCGATTGCGGCCGCTTCGAATGGTCGGTGCTGGACTGGAATGAAAACGCGATCAACTTCTACAAGGGTATGGGCGCGGACGTGATGCCGGACTGGCGCATCTGCAGGGTCGCCGGCGATGCCTTGACGCAATTGTCGGCGGGTACGCCGAAACCAGCCTGA
- a CDS encoding Mpo1-like protein: MRTIDTLLAQYGESHRNHVNEWVHIVCVPLIVFSLLGLLWSVHPSVALLGSILALYYYYKLSRPFAAGMLAMLAAMLGLLLLMPPLTILPVSLALFVLAWIGQFIGHQIEGKKPSFLDDLRFLLVGPLFVLGFLYRRLRLAY; this comes from the coding sequence ATGCGCACCATCGACACCCTGCTGGCCCAGTATGGCGAAAGCCACCGCAACCACGTCAATGAATGGGTGCATATCGTGTGCGTGCCGCTGATCGTGTTCAGCTTGCTGGGGCTGCTGTGGAGCGTGCATCCCAGCGTGGCGCTGCTCGGCAGTATTCTGGCCTTATACTATTATTACAAGCTGTCGCGCCCGTTTGCGGCGGGCATGCTGGCGATGCTGGCCGCCATGCTGGGCCTGCTGCTGCTCATGCCCCCGCTGACCATCCTGCCCGTGTCGCTGGCGCTGTTCGTGCTCGCCTGGATAGGCCAATTCATCGGCCACCAGATCGAAGGCAAGAAACCGTCGTTCCTCGACGATTTGCGCTTTTTACTGGTGGGGCCGCTGTTCGTGCTGGGATTTTTGTACCGGCGCCTGCGGCTGGCGTATTGA
- a CDS encoding glycine zipper 2TM domain-containing protein produces MKAPIIAVALLAALAGCAVQPNSANVYNARQAQNEQSVRMGTVESVRQVTIDKGETGTGVLAGAALGGVAGSAVGGGKGAIAASILGAVAGGMAGKSIEANASNKPGLEITVRLDNGDMRAIVQDADELFRPGERVRLLSDGRKTRVTH; encoded by the coding sequence ATGAAAGCACCAATTATTGCAGTGGCATTGCTCGCCGCCCTGGCTGGCTGCGCCGTACAACCGAACTCGGCGAATGTGTACAACGCGCGCCAGGCGCAGAATGAACAGTCGGTTCGCATGGGTACGGTTGAATCCGTGCGCCAAGTGACCATCGACAAGGGTGAAACGGGCACGGGCGTGCTGGCTGGCGCGGCGCTGGGCGGCGTGGCCGGCTCGGCAGTCGGTGGCGGCAAGGGCGCCATCGCGGCCAGCATCCTCGGCGCCGTCGCCGGCGGCATGGCGGGCAAGAGCATCGAAGCGAACGCGTCCAACAAACCCGGCCTGGAAATCACCGTGCGCCTGGACAATGGCGACATGCGCGCCATCGTGCAAGACGCGGATGAACTGTTCCGTCCGGGCGAGCGCGTGCGCCTGCTGTCGGATGGCCGCAAGACCCGCGTCACCCACTGA
- a CDS encoding DNA-deoxyinosine glycosylase, protein MNSPAFLPDTAADPRKRCFDPVVDANTHLLILGSLPGEKSLAHSQYYAHPQNKFWMLLGEVLGVDLTSQPYEARLNTLLAQGVGLWDVVAQAQRTGSLDSNIRARDDNDLVALAASLPQLHTIAFNGGTAAKLGIKVLGEHAQRYRIVCLPSSSPAYTLAYGAKLLQWKTLQPL, encoded by the coding sequence TTGAATAGCCCAGCTTTCTTGCCAGACACTGCCGCCGACCCGCGCAAGCGCTGTTTCGATCCCGTCGTCGATGCCAACACGCACCTGCTGATACTGGGCAGCCTGCCCGGCGAAAAATCGCTGGCGCACAGCCAGTACTATGCGCATCCGCAAAACAAGTTCTGGATGCTGCTGGGCGAAGTGCTGGGCGTGGACTTGACCAGCCAGCCCTATGAGGCGCGGTTAAACACCTTGCTGGCGCAGGGCGTGGGCCTGTGGGACGTGGTGGCGCAGGCGCAGCGCACGGGCAGCCTCGACAGCAACATCCGCGCCCGCGACGATAACGACCTGGTGGCCCTGGCCGCCAGCCTGCCGCAACTGCACACGATCGCCTTCAACGGCGGCACGGCGGCGAAGCTGGGCATCAAGGTGCTGGGCGAACACGCGCAGCGTTACCGCATCGTCTGCTTGCCCTCGAGCAGCCCCGCCTACACGCTCGCGTATGGCGCCAAGTTGCTGCAATGGAAAACATTGCAGCCCTTGTAA